From Streptomyces sp. NBC_00370, a single genomic window includes:
- a CDS encoding alpha/beta hydrolase has product MTAYQPGLLTAHDGIQIATYTWLPDNGRPRALVQIAHGAAEHALRYDRFARHLLEHGYGVVATDHRGHGATATSTGGLGVTEPDTGDSDDSADDDPPSSWRAIVRDLKTAGDQARTLYPGVPVVLLGHSMGSMLARDYAQEYADDLTALVLTGAFRTLPGAEIDTSLAGLEQEIAEHGRAAHSPYIPGLFASFNDPFPHRTGFEWLSRDEAEVDAYVADERCGFPFSAGLALDWLHAVRKINDPRSVARIPADLPVHVAAGEEDPCNQRMTLIYELLEDFRYAGVEDLSWKGYPGARHEILNETNRDEVHRDLTDWLDAHV; this is encoded by the coding sequence ATGACGGCATACCAACCGGGGCTGCTCACGGCCCACGACGGCATCCAGATCGCCACGTACACCTGGCTCCCCGACAACGGCAGGCCGCGTGCCCTCGTACAGATCGCCCACGGCGCCGCCGAGCACGCCCTGCGCTACGACCGGTTCGCCCGGCATCTGCTGGAGCACGGGTACGGGGTGGTCGCCACGGACCATCGCGGGCACGGCGCCACGGCCACCTCAACCGGCGGTCTCGGCGTCACCGAACCCGACACCGGCGACAGTGACGACAGCGCGGACGACGACCCCCCGAGCAGCTGGCGGGCCATCGTCAGGGACCTCAAGACGGCAGGGGACCAGGCCCGCACCCTGTACCCGGGCGTGCCGGTGGTGCTCCTCGGCCACAGCATGGGCTCGATGCTCGCCCGGGACTACGCGCAGGAGTACGCGGACGATCTGACCGCCCTCGTGCTCACCGGCGCCTTCCGTACCCTGCCGGGCGCGGAGATCGACACCTCGCTCGCCGGTCTGGAGCAGGAGATCGCCGAGCACGGCAGGGCGGCGCACTCCCCGTACATCCCCGGCCTCTTCGCCTCGTTCAACGATCCGTTCCCGCACCGCACCGGCTTCGAGTGGCTCTCCCGCGACGAGGCGGAGGTCGACGCCTATGTGGCGGACGAGCGGTGCGGCTTCCCCTTCAGCGCGGGTCTTGCCCTGGACTGGCTGCACGCCGTCCGCAAGATCAACGACCCCCGCTCCGTCGCCCGGATCCCGGCCGACCTGCCGGTGCATGTCGCTGCGGGCGAGGAGGACCCCTGCAACCAGCGGATGACGCTGATCTACGAACTGCTGGAGGACTTCCGCTACGCGGGTGTCGAGGACCTCAGCTGGAAGGGCTACCCGGGCGCCCGCCACGAGATCCTGAACGAGACCAACCGCGACGAGGTGCACCGGGACCTGACCGACTGGCTCGACGCGCACGTCTGA
- a CDS encoding GAF domain-containing protein, with translation MRRGYDPLSRLLLTPVDQEAPDRVRRLRTLGLGQRPEPAFDAYARQLAEQTAAPYAMVNFIDEERQFFAGLHTPPGAPADRYLARDHGFCPHVVVRRKALVLEDVADFPRFAGNPLVEESGIRSYLGAPLVDRTGLALGTVCVSDTEPRRWGRPGLDLVKSVAAELVRQIHHREDGGI, from the coding sequence ATGAGGCGCGGGTACGACCCGCTCAGCCGGTTACTGCTCACCCCCGTCGACCAGGAGGCGCCGGACCGGGTGCGGCGTCTGCGCACCCTCGGGCTCGGGCAGCGGCCCGAGCCGGCGTTCGACGCGTACGCCAGACAGCTGGCCGAGCAGACGGCGGCGCCGTACGCGATGGTCAACTTCATCGACGAGGAGCGACAGTTCTTCGCCGGGCTGCACACCCCGCCCGGCGCGCCCGCCGACCGCTATCTCGCCCGCGACCACGGCTTCTGCCCGCATGTGGTGGTACGGCGCAAGGCCCTGGTCCTGGAGGACGTGGCCGACTTCCCCCGCTTCGCCGGGAACCCCCTGGTGGAGGAGAGCGGCATCCGCTCGTACCTCGGGGCGCCGCTCGTCGACCGTACGGGGCTGGCGCTCGGCACGGTCTGCGTGTCCGACACCGAGCCGAGGCGCTGGGGCCGGCCGGGGCTGGACCTGGTCAAGTCCGTCGCCGCCGAACTCGTCCGGCAGATCCACCACCGGGAGGACGGCGGTATCTGA
- a CDS encoding mycothiol transferase — translation MTASGDLLIDAFGRIRELVHNVVDGTAPDDLAARLDDGANSVAWLVWHLTRIQDDHIAGLAGSDQLWTSQDWSERFGLPFPAGATGYGHSTRDVAALGGVSGELLAGYHDAVHDRTVEYVATLKDKDFERVVDDSWTPAVTLGVRIISVISDDLQHAGQAAFILGVRGRQ, via the coding sequence ATGACCGCAAGCGGTGACCTGCTCATCGACGCCTTCGGCCGTATCCGTGAGCTCGTGCACAACGTGGTCGACGGAACGGCTCCCGATGACCTCGCCGCCCGGCTGGACGACGGGGCCAATTCGGTCGCCTGGCTCGTCTGGCATCTCACCCGGATCCAGGACGACCACATCGCCGGCCTCGCGGGGAGCGATCAGCTCTGGACGTCACAGGACTGGTCGGAGCGGTTCGGTCTGCCGTTCCCGGCCGGCGCTACCGGCTACGGGCACTCCACGCGGGACGTGGCCGCGCTCGGGGGCGTGTCCGGTGAGCTGCTCGCCGGGTATCACGACGCCGTCCATGACCGGACCGTCGAGTACGTGGCCACGCTGAAGGACAAGGACTTCGAGCGGGTCGTCGACGACTCGTGGACCCCGGCGGTCACCCTCGGGGTCAGGATCATCTCCGTCATCTCCGACGATCTCCAGCACGCCGGCCAGGCGGCCTTCATCCTCGGTGTGCGGGGGCGGCAGTGA
- a CDS encoding GTP-binding protein — protein sequence MVYDDSSSSEPSPTAFPTALKILVAGGFGVGKTTFVGAVSEIAPLSTEELLTQVGAETDDLTGVESKTSTTVAMDFGRITLDERHVLYLFGTPGQERFWFMWDELSRGALGAIVLADTRRLEYSFSAVDFFEQRGIGFVVAVNEFDGSFRYEPDEVRAAIDLKPEVPIVLCDARIASSGIRTLVTLVQHLLTTTTGAAPMPGPPAPVPPATAATAAGLTAAEPSDGASA from the coding sequence ATGGTCTACGACGACAGCTCTAGCTCCGAACCATCCCCGACGGCGTTCCCCACGGCGCTGAAGATCCTGGTCGCCGGCGGCTTCGGGGTCGGCAAGACGACCTTCGTCGGCGCGGTCAGCGAGATCGCCCCGCTGAGCACGGAGGAGCTGCTGACCCAGGTCGGGGCCGAGACGGACGATCTGACGGGCGTCGAGTCCAAGACCTCCACCACGGTCGCCATGGACTTCGGCCGGATAACTCTCGACGAGCGGCACGTGCTCTACCTCTTCGGCACCCCCGGCCAGGAGCGCTTCTGGTTCATGTGGGACGAGCTGTCCCGAGGCGCGCTCGGCGCGATCGTGCTCGCCGACACCCGGCGGCTCGAATACTCCTTCTCCGCCGTGGACTTCTTCGAGCAGCGCGGCATCGGGTTCGTCGTCGCCGTCAACGAGTTCGACGGTTCGTTCCGCTACGAACCCGACGAGGTGCGGGCGGCGATAGATCTCAAACCCGAGGTGCCGATCGTGCTCTGCGACGCCCGGATCGCCAGCTCCGGCATCAGAACGCTGGTCACGCTCGTACAGCACCTGCTCACCACGACGACGGGAGCCGCCCCGATGCCCGGGCCCCCGGCGCCTGTGCCCCCGGCCACGGCGGCCACGGCGGCCGGCCTCACGGCCGCCGAGCCGAGCGACGGAGCGTCCGCATGA
- a CDS encoding PucR family transcriptional regulator, giving the protein MSVLLDGDDEREVLWSAMAAITATGPFTAEAAYSMHHGLARRCPPCRVAASPAARPGSAAVREPASDPAHEAPAEAAAAEVVAAGRLDRRIDTLDGRSRNLHQRDGRWTRAIALRHRDACLGYLVVRSPTTPSAEETALTGLLAQQTGTALARLTGREEERARAGSDGDLRETLEGSPAAGLAAVVSALASRLATHDALSRAAVSGEGEAGIMEALHDRTGFAALTEDRFGNLRAWTGPGRGEHTGGPRPGAGNRRREAAIHDARRQAGAVRDRDRLLMPVAMAGDLLGVVALVDPDRRATQTDTSALEQAALVLAPLLSHERGLATLETQLRHDLVDRLISGEATDEDFGQAAVLGHDLHRPHKVAVLEWSGTAERAALGNAVARAAGRLRRDVLVGSRGATTVVLEPGEDGRARERELYRAVSDELGTGAGTIGVGGQCDVITDLPHSYDEAVRALTVRRRSQDPYGSTGFEELGLRRMMGTGQGEREADRFVREWLGGLLDYDARHHTELVTTVSRYLESGGSYDATSKTLLIHRSTVRYRLQRIREITGHDLCDVETRLNLHIATRIRDVLDTPR; this is encoded by the coding sequence GTGTCGGTCCTGCTCGACGGCGACGACGAGCGCGAAGTGCTGTGGAGCGCCATGGCGGCAATCACCGCCACCGGTCCTTTCACCGCCGAAGCCGCGTATTCCATGCACCACGGCCTGGCGCGGCGCTGCCCGCCGTGCCGGGTGGCTGCCTCCCCCGCTGCCCGGCCGGGGAGCGCAGCGGTGCGGGAGCCCGCGTCGGACCCGGCCCACGAAGCCCCGGCTGAAGCAGCCGCAGCCGAGGTGGTGGCCGCCGGCCGGCTCGACCGGCGGATCGACACCCTCGACGGCCGCAGCCGGAATCTTCACCAGCGGGACGGGCGGTGGACACGGGCCATCGCCCTGCGGCACCGGGACGCGTGCCTCGGCTATCTCGTCGTCCGCTCTCCGACCACGCCCTCGGCCGAGGAGACCGCGCTGACCGGCCTCCTCGCGCAGCAGACCGGGACCGCCCTCGCACGCCTCACCGGGCGCGAGGAAGAGCGGGCCCGCGCCGGCTCGGACGGAGACCTGCGGGAAACCCTGGAGGGCTCACCCGCCGCCGGCCTCGCCGCGGTGGTCTCCGCGCTGGCCTCCCGACTCGCCACCCACGACGCGCTCTCCCGCGCCGCCGTCTCCGGCGAGGGCGAGGCGGGGATCATGGAAGCCCTGCACGACCGCACAGGGTTCGCGGCCCTCACCGAGGACCGCTTCGGCAACCTGCGGGCCTGGACGGGGCCCGGCCGGGGCGAACACACGGGCGGGCCGCGCCCGGGGGCGGGCAATCGCCGCCGGGAGGCCGCGATACATGACGCGCGACGCCAGGCCGGCGCCGTCCGGGACCGGGACCGGCTCCTTATGCCCGTCGCGATGGCAGGAGATCTGCTGGGCGTGGTCGCACTGGTCGATCCGGACCGGCGGGCAACGCAGACGGACACCTCGGCGCTGGAACAGGCTGCTCTGGTGCTGGCCCCCCTCCTCTCCCACGAGCGCGGGCTGGCCACGCTGGAGACCCAGCTGCGCCATGACCTGGTCGACCGGCTGATCTCGGGTGAGGCGACCGACGAGGACTTCGGCCAGGCCGCGGTTCTGGGCCATGACCTGCACCGACCGCACAAGGTCGCCGTACTGGAGTGGTCCGGGACGGCCGAGCGGGCGGCACTCGGCAACGCGGTGGCGCGGGCGGCCGGGCGGCTGCGCCGGGACGTACTCGTCGGCTCCCGTGGCGCGACCACGGTCGTCCTGGAGCCCGGCGAGGACGGTCGTGCTCGGGAACGCGAGCTGTACAGGGCCGTCTCGGACGAACTCGGCACAGGGGCAGGGACGATCGGGGTCGGCGGCCAGTGCGACGTCATCACCGATCTGCCGCACTCCTACGACGAGGCCGTCCGTGCCCTCACCGTCCGCCGCCGTTCCCAGGACCCCTACGGCAGCACCGGCTTCGAGGAGCTGGGTCTGCGCCGCATGATGGGCACCGGCCAGGGCGAACGGGAAGCCGACCGCTTCGTCCGCGAATGGCTGGGCGGGCTGCTGGACTACGACGCCCGGCACCACACCGAGCTGGTCACGACGGTCTCGCGCTATCTGGAGAGCGGCGGCAGCTACGACGCGACCTCCAAGACGCTCCTCATCCACCGCAGCACCGTCCGCTACCGCCTCCAGCGCATCCGCGAGATCACCGGCCACGACCTGTGCGACGTCGAGACGCGCCTCAATCTGCACATCGCCACCCGCATCCGGGACGTGCTCGACACCCCGCGCTGA
- a CDS encoding aldo/keto reductase — protein sequence MKKRRIGSVKVSAIGLGGMPMSIEGRPDEARSIAAVHEALDSGITLIDTADAYHLHAHEVGHNEALLAKALASHDRGTDVLIATKGGMTRPGDGSWDVDGSPAHIKAACESSLGRLGVDAIGLYQLHRPDPKVPYEESVGALRDLLDAGKIRQAGISNANPEQIRAANKVLGGRLASVQNQYSPAFRSSEAELKLCTELGIAFLPWSPFGGIKQAGDLGSRFAPFAKVAEAHGVSPQRVCLAWLLAKSPVVVPIPGFSRPETVRDSVAAVGLVLTPAELATLDAA from the coding sequence GTGAAGAAGCGCCGTATCGGCTCAGTGAAGGTGAGCGCGATCGGGCTCGGCGGTATGCCGATGTCGATCGAGGGGCGGCCCGACGAGGCCCGCTCCATCGCCGCCGTGCACGAGGCGCTGGACTCCGGGATCACCCTCATCGACACCGCGGACGCGTACCACCTGCACGCCCACGAGGTGGGGCACAACGAGGCGCTGCTGGCCAAGGCCCTCGCCTCGCACGACCGCGGTACCGACGTCCTCATAGCCACCAAGGGCGGGATGACCAGGCCGGGCGACGGTTCCTGGGACGTGGACGGCTCCCCCGCCCACATCAAGGCGGCCTGTGAGTCCTCGCTCGGCCGGCTGGGGGTCGACGCGATCGGGCTCTACCAGCTGCACCGCCCCGACCCCAAGGTGCCGTACGAGGAGTCGGTCGGCGCGCTGCGCGACCTGCTCGACGCGGGCAAGATCCGGCAGGCGGGCATCTCCAACGCGAATCCGGAGCAGATACGGGCGGCGAACAAGGTGCTCGGCGGGCGGCTCGCCTCCGTGCAGAACCAGTACTCGCCCGCCTTCCGCTCCAGCGAGGCCGAGCTGAAGCTCTGCACCGAGCTGGGCATCGCCTTCCTGCCGTGGAGCCCGTTCGGCGGCATCAAACAGGCCGGTGACCTCGGCTCCCGGTTCGCGCCGTTCGCGAAGGTCGCCGAGGCCCACGGGGTGAGCCCGCAGCGCGTCTGTCTGGCCTGGCTGCTGGCGAAGTCGCCGGTCGTCGTCCCGATCCCCGGATTCAGCCGGCCCGAGACCGTACGCGACTCGGTCGCCGCCGTCGGGCTCGTACTCACCCCGGCCGAGCTGGCGACGCTGGACGCCGCCTGA
- a CDS encoding roadblock/LC7 domain-containing protein, producing the protein MASDVPTGHVTDLDWLLSGLVQRVPYTRSAVLLSSDGLVRSAHGLDSDSADHMAALASGLYSLGRSAGIRFGDSGEVRQVVVELDSTLLFVSTAGSGTCLAVLAGREADAAVLGYEMAMLVKSVRPYLATPVRQAAGPAQSFTGR; encoded by the coding sequence ATGGCGAGCGATGTACCGACCGGACATGTCACCGATCTCGACTGGCTGCTGAGCGGCCTGGTCCAGCGTGTCCCGTACACCCGCAGCGCTGTGCTGCTCTCCTCCGACGGCCTCGTGAGGTCGGCCCACGGCCTCGACTCCGACAGCGCCGACCACATGGCGGCCCTCGCCTCAGGTCTTTACTCCCTGGGACGCAGCGCCGGCATCCGCTTCGGCGACAGCGGCGAGGTCCGGCAGGTCGTGGTCGAGCTGGATTCCACCCTGCTGTTCGTCTCCACGGCCGGCTCCGGGACCTGTCTGGCCGTACTGGCGGGCCGCGAGGCGGACGCCGCGGTGCTCGGCTACGAGATGGCGATGCTGGTCAAGAGCGTACGGCCGTACCTGGCCACCCCTGTCAGGCAGGCGGCGGGCCCGGCGCAGAGCTTCACGGGGCGCTGA
- a CDS encoding sensor histidine kinase yields the protein MSHLRAPVARPERREGGRHGRQAGRPASPTARPTGPSSPDTRIRPQLLRTAVLPAIVAALSGATGVALTLRSSAAEPTTAVWAGLVGTALLAFAAVAAAALGAERTAKSFIGRCEALRRSGVRGQAELRALVEQLRRGEPVPARRTPPAPGPAGRTAARTAGYGEDEFDLLAKELERSQQTALAAVVQASRLSSSAGNEQKVEVFVNLARRLQSLVHREIQLLDDLENEVEDPELLKGLFHVDHLATRIRRHAENLAVLGGAVSRRQWSKPVTMTEILRSAIAEVEQYPRIKLVPPIDGTLRGHAVADVIHLLAELVENASVFSSPHTQVLLRAQQVTAGLAIEVEDRGLGMPADEQKRMNGLLADPDQVNVAQLLQDGRIGLFVVSALARRHGIAVRLQSNIYGGIQAVLVLPQALLGSEESECAGPGLDAAAPPAPASAPVRPPAPAAVRAPVPARVPVPVVPVQVAGLPVRGARAERPTPAAARPGVTHGSRQPVPDVRAATVAAAPPVPSDPPPAGDGTIRGTMSRPTRPQLPKRRGQGHLVPQLRDAPAAGPDDEPVLHDPGLMAAFRRGIGLAEAQPEARVEIRPELSEPSEPPEPWTGERLAARPADPDPRPAPTAPHDTTPKE from the coding sequence ATGTCTCACCTTCGCGCACCCGTCGCGCGGCCCGAGCGCCGCGAGGGCGGGCGGCACGGCAGGCAGGCCGGCCGGCCGGCCTCGCCCACGGCCCGGCCGACCGGGCCGTCGTCACCGGACACCCGGATACGTCCCCAACTCCTGCGCACCGCCGTGCTGCCCGCCATAGTCGCCGCGCTGAGCGGCGCGACCGGTGTGGCGCTCACGCTCCGCTCGTCGGCAGCCGAACCCACCACAGCCGTCTGGGCCGGCCTCGTCGGCACGGCGCTGCTCGCCTTCGCCGCCGTCGCGGCCGCCGCCCTCGGCGCCGAGCGCACCGCCAAGTCCTTCATCGGACGCTGTGAGGCGCTGCGCCGCTCCGGCGTGCGCGGCCAGGCCGAACTGCGCGCCCTCGTCGAGCAGCTCAGACGCGGCGAACCGGTGCCCGCCCGGCGTACGCCTCCGGCGCCAGGACCCGCCGGCCGCACCGCCGCCCGTACCGCCGGCTACGGCGAGGACGAATTCGACCTGCTGGCCAAGGAGCTGGAGCGCTCGCAGCAGACCGCGCTCGCCGCCGTCGTACAGGCGTCCCGGCTGTCCAGCAGCGCGGGCAACGAGCAGAAGGTCGAGGTCTTCGTCAATCTGGCCCGGCGCCTTCAGTCGCTGGTCCACCGGGAGATCCAGCTGCTGGACGACCTGGAGAACGAGGTAGAGGACCCCGAACTGCTGAAGGGCCTCTTCCACGTCGACCATCTGGCCACCCGAATCCGCAGGCACGCCGAGAACCTGGCGGTGCTCGGCGGCGCCGTGTCCCGCAGGCAGTGGAGCAAGCCGGTCACCATGACCGAGATCCTGCGCTCCGCCATCGCCGAGGTCGAGCAGTACCCGCGGATCAAGCTCGTGCCACCGATCGACGGCACCCTGCGCGGCCACGCCGTCGCCGACGTCATCCACCTGCTGGCCGAACTGGTCGAGAACGCCTCGGTGTTCTCGTCCCCCCACACCCAAGTGCTGCTGCGGGCGCAGCAGGTGACGGCCGGTCTCGCCATCGAGGTGGAGGACCGCGGCCTCGGTATGCCGGCCGACGAGCAGAAGCGGATGAACGGTCTGCTCGCCGACCCGGACCAGGTCAATGTCGCCCAGCTCCTCCAGGACGGCAGGATCGGGCTGTTCGTGGTGTCGGCGCTGGCCCGCCGACACGGCATCGCCGTCCGGCTGCAGTCCAACATCTACGGCGGCATCCAGGCCGTCCTCGTACTGCCGCAGGCCCTGCTCGGCTCGGAGGAGTCCGAATGCGCCGGTCCAGGCCTCGACGCCGCTGCGCCGCCCGCGCCGGCATCCGCACCCGTACGCCCGCCAGCGCCCGCCGCCGTACGCGCGCCGGTGCCTGCCCGCGTACCGGTACCCGTGGTCCCCGTACAGGTGGCGGGTCTGCCGGTGCGCGGCGCGCGCGCCGAGCGGCCCACGCCCGCGGCGGCGCGGCCGGGCGTCACCCACGGCTCCCGGCAGCCCGTCCCCGACGTGCGCGCCGCGACGGTCGCGGCAGCGCCGCCCGTACCGAGCGACCCGCCGCCCGCTGGGGACGGGACGATCCGCGGCACGATGAGTCGGCCGACCCGGCCCCAACTGCCCAAACGCCGGGGCCAGGGGCATCTGGTGCCGCAGCTGCGCGACGCCCCGGCCGCGGGTCCCGACGACGAACCCGTCCTGCACGACCCGGGTCTGATGGCCGCCTTCCGCCGTGGCATCGGCCTCGCCGAGGCCCAGCCCGAGGCGCGGGTCGAGATCCGGCCCGAGTTGTCCGAGCCGTCCGAGCCGCCCGAGCCGTGGACCGGAGAGCGACTCGCCGCGCGGCCCGCCGACCCGGACCCGCGGCCCGCCCCCACCGCCCCCCACGACACCACCCCCAAGGAGTAG
- a CDS encoding glutathione-independent formaldehyde dehydrogenase: MKAAVYEEARTVTVKDVPDAKIEHPCDIIVKITATNICGSDLHMYEGRTSFEAGRTLGHENMGQVVEVGPAVRKVQVGQYVVLPFNIACGFCKQCERGLTNYCLTMQPEPALAGAAYGFADMGPYQGGQAELLRVPYGDFNALRLGEDAAERQSDYVMLADIFPTGYHATEMAHVKPGDQTVVFGAGPVGLMAAYSAILKGAGRVWVADHQPDRLRKAEEIGAIPINTAEQEPAEVVKEATLGLGADNGCECVGYQAHDAQGHEDASLTLNGLIDTVRFTGDIGVVGVFLPQDPGGTEAQGELEAQGKIPIDFGMMWFKGQHMGTGQAPVKRYNRALRDLIAGGKATPSFLVSHELSLDEAPMAYEHFDARDDGWTKVILHPDGHANGHRR, encoded by the coding sequence ATGAAGGCAGCGGTATACGAAGAAGCGCGCACGGTCACGGTGAAGGACGTACCGGATGCGAAGATCGAGCACCCCTGCGACATCATCGTCAAGATCACCGCCACCAATATCTGCGGTTCCGACCTGCACATGTATGAAGGGCGTACGTCCTTCGAGGCTGGTCGCACCCTGGGACACGAGAACATGGGCCAGGTCGTCGAGGTCGGCCCGGCCGTCCGCAAGGTCCAGGTCGGCCAGTACGTGGTGCTGCCCTTCAACATCGCCTGTGGTTTCTGCAAGCAGTGCGAGCGGGGTCTGACGAACTACTGCCTGACGATGCAGCCGGAACCGGCCCTCGCCGGAGCCGCCTACGGATTCGCCGACATGGGCCCCTACCAGGGCGGCCAGGCGGAACTGCTGCGCGTGCCCTACGGGGACTTCAACGCGCTGCGTCTGGGCGAGGACGCCGCCGAGCGGCAGAGCGACTATGTGATGCTCGCCGACATCTTCCCCACCGGCTATCACGCCACCGAGATGGCCCACGTCAAGCCGGGCGACCAGACCGTTGTGTTCGGTGCCGGTCCGGTCGGGCTGATGGCGGCGTACTCCGCCATCCTCAAGGGCGCCGGCCGCGTCTGGGTGGCCGACCACCAGCCCGACCGGCTGCGCAAGGCGGAGGAGATCGGGGCCATCCCGATCAACACCGCCGAGCAGGAGCCGGCGGAGGTCGTCAAGGAGGCCACCCTCGGGCTGGGCGCCGACAACGGCTGTGAATGCGTCGGCTACCAGGCACACGACGCCCAGGGACACGAGGACGCCAGCCTCACGCTCAACGGACTGATCGACACGGTCAGGTTCACCGGCGACATCGGCGTGGTGGGCGTGTTCCTGCCCCAGGACCCCGGCGGCACCGAGGCCCAGGGGGAGCTGGAGGCGCAGGGCAAGATCCCGATCGACTTCGGCATGATGTGGTTCAAGGGCCAGCACATGGGCACCGGGCAGGCGCCGGTGAAGCGGTACAACCGGGCGCTGCGGGACCTGATCGCCGGTGGGAAGGCAACACCGAGCTTCCTGGTGTCGCACGAACTCAGCCTGGACGAAGCACCCATGGCGTACGAGCACTTCGACGCCCGCGACGACGGCTGGACCAAGGTGATCCTGCATCCGGACGGACACGCCAACGGCCACAGGAGGTAA
- a CDS encoding DUF742 domain-containing protein — protein MPVPTDGPWLDEAAGRLIRPYTASGGRTRPAVAFDLLTQVMSTGSVPQAHLDPEHAEALGLCQGPTSVAEISAYLRLPATVTKVLLSDLVGCGAITARPPDTFDNPTDQALLEAVLDGLRRQL, from the coding sequence GTGCCGGTCCCGACGGACGGGCCGTGGCTCGACGAAGCCGCCGGCCGGCTCATCCGTCCGTACACGGCCAGCGGCGGCCGTACGCGGCCGGCCGTCGCCTTCGACCTGCTGACGCAGGTGATGTCCACGGGAAGCGTCCCGCAGGCACATCTCGACCCGGAGCACGCCGAGGCCCTGGGGCTCTGCCAGGGACCGACCTCGGTCGCCGAGATCTCGGCGTACCTGCGGCTCCCCGCGACCGTGACCAAGGTGCTGCTCTCCGATCTGGTGGGCTGCGGAGCGATCACCGCACGGCCGCCCGACACCTTCGACAACCCCACCGACCAAGCCCTGCTGGAGGCGGTGCTCGATGGTCTACGACGACAGCTCTAG